The following coding sequences lie in one uncultured Mailhella sp. genomic window:
- a CDS encoding glycoside hydrolase family 3 N-terminal domain-containing protein, translating to MHRFLVVVLALVCIFPHPCAAAQNEPSLEEMIGSMIMVGFRGLEAPQSVIDAVAAGRLGGVILFDRSPKKSGLYNIESPSQVKKLVSSLQKASPRTLLVAVDQEGGKVRRLKSERGFQPLPSAEQMGRMSPDNVRSLGFRAGREMAELGINVDLAPVVDLRRSAKSPGLGDAGRLFGADAAQVTPRALAFAEGLYRAGVLPALKHFPGLGSAGKDSHHELPDVTQTWSREELAPYAEAFRRGWPGMVLVAHVYHRGLDANLPSSLSPAVVDQLLRRGLGWQGVVVSDDLQMGAVAGSSLEERVRLAVLAGNDILLFGNNLSYDPLLHDKVFQALASLVREGRVSPERLKASWRRIEAMKRGLAQSRG from the coding sequence GTGCATAGATTTCTGGTGGTCGTTCTGGCGCTTGTCTGTATTTTTCCGCATCCGTGCGCGGCGGCGCAGAACGAACCTTCCCTGGAAGAGATGATCGGATCCATGATCATGGTGGGTTTTCGCGGTCTGGAAGCGCCGCAGTCCGTCATCGACGCCGTGGCCGCGGGACGGCTCGGAGGCGTCATTCTGTTCGACAGGTCGCCGAAAAAGAGCGGATTGTACAACATTGAGTCGCCGTCGCAGGTGAAGAAGCTCGTGTCTTCGCTGCAGAAGGCGTCGCCCCGCACGCTGCTCGTGGCCGTGGATCAGGAAGGCGGAAAGGTGCGGCGCCTGAAGTCGGAGCGCGGTTTTCAGCCGCTGCCTTCGGCCGAACAGATGGGCCGCATGTCGCCGGATAACGTGCGTTCGCTCGGCTTCAGGGCCGGGCGTGAGATGGCAGAGCTCGGCATCAACGTGGATCTTGCTCCCGTGGTCGATCTGCGCCGCTCGGCGAAAAGCCCGGGACTCGGCGACGCCGGACGCTTGTTCGGCGCCGATGCCGCGCAGGTGACGCCGCGGGCTCTGGCCTTTGCCGAGGGCCTGTACCGTGCGGGCGTGCTGCCCGCGCTCAAGCATTTTCCCGGACTCGGCAGCGCGGGCAAGGATTCTCATCACGAACTGCCGGACGTCACGCAGACATGGAGCCGGGAAGAGCTTGCGCCCTATGCGGAGGCCTTCCGCCGGGGCTGGCCCGGCATGGTGCTGGTGGCGCACGTGTATCATCGCGGCCTCGACGCGAATCTTCCCTCTTCGCTTTCGCCCGCCGTGGTGGATCAGCTGCTGCGCCGCGGGCTCGGCTGGCAGGGCGTGGTCGTGAGCGACGATCTGCAGATGGGAGCCGTGGCCGGGAGCTCGCTGGAAGAGCGGGTGCGTCTTGCCGTGCTTGCCGGCAACGACATTCTGCTTTTCGGCAACAATCTGTCCTATGATCCGCTGCTGCACGACAAGGTGTTTCAGGCGCTCGCCTCGCTGGTGCGGGAAGGGCGCGTCAGCCCGGAGCGGCTGAAGGCGTCGTGGCGTCGCATTGAGGCCATGAAGCGCGGACTGGCGCAGTCGCGCGGGTAG
- a CDS encoding DUF3298 domain-containing protein produces the protein MKLLSLIVSLAVTLGAHAACAAQSSVSTYTEEAPSVSIRATWQRFGLTRPDNASDDTVRSAVAAFRSMAAEEREQMLSLHADDPDAPEHPYEMDLEGVISGNDKVAGILWKDYQYLGGAHGSLTLSSRNYTRSDGREVRLQDLFRRPDKALTLFSELSRKKLAQRDLPQDMVEAGTAPDQENFQIFLLEKDGLTLYFSPYQVGPWSEGVVTVTLSLRELAAAEPHTAYWK, from the coding sequence ATGAAACTGCTCTCTCTGATCGTTTCCCTGGCCGTGACGCTGGGCGCGCACGCCGCCTGCGCCGCGCAGAGCTCCGTATCGACCTACACCGAAGAAGCGCCTTCCGTCAGCATCCGCGCCACCTGGCAGCGCTTCGGTCTGACACGGCCGGACAACGCCTCCGACGACACGGTGCGCAGCGCCGTGGCCGCCTTCCGCAGCATGGCCGCCGAAGAGCGGGAACAGATGCTCTCGCTCCATGCCGACGATCCCGACGCGCCCGAACACCCGTACGAAATGGATCTGGAAGGCGTGATTTCCGGCAACGACAAGGTGGCGGGCATACTCTGGAAGGACTATCAGTACCTCGGCGGAGCCCACGGAAGCCTGACGCTGAGCAGCCGCAACTACACGCGCTCGGACGGCAGGGAGGTGCGGCTTCAGGATCTCTTCCGCAGGCCTGACAAGGCGCTGACACTGTTCAGCGAGCTTTCGAGAAAGAAGCTTGCGCAGCGCGATCTGCCGCAGGACATGGTGGAAGCGGGAACCGCGCCCGATCAGGAAAACTTTCAGATCTTTCTGCTGGAAAAGGACGGCCTTACCCTGTATTTCAGCCCCTATCAGGTGGGGCCGTGGTCGGAAGGCGTGGTGACCGTCACGCTCTCCCTCCGGGAGCTTGCCGCCGCCGAGCCGCACACGGCCTACTGGAAATAA
- the yddG gene encoding aromatic amino acid DMT transporter YddG translates to MSLFPSASSKATLIGLTAPVCWGMSVGLVRSITEEFGLAAGLSVLYLSTCVFLFFLLGLPKLKNYSKKYLFLGIPTANVCSLCFCLSLYLSDGGQQTVEVGMVNYLWPCLVVLFAVLFNGQKARWWIAPGVVVSFLGVMLVLGGDKGIQPGQIWLHVQNNPWSYLLAFCGAVAWAAYSNLTRAWSNGQNPTLIVFAIDSCVFTAIWLAGFGDLSHASIMGWVSVAVGAVAMGGSYAAWSYGVTRGNITVLAIASYFTPVLSCLFATLWIGAKLDGAFWQGVAVIVLGSLLCWSSTAMRK, encoded by the coding sequence ATGTCCCTGTTTCCCTCCGCAAGCAGCAAAGCCACGCTGATCGGCCTGACCGCCCCCGTCTGCTGGGGCATGTCCGTCGGGCTGGTGCGAAGCATCACGGAAGAGTTCGGCCTGGCGGCCGGTCTTTCCGTGCTCTACCTCTCCACCTGCGTGTTTCTGTTCTTTCTTCTCGGCCTGCCAAAGCTGAAGAACTATTCAAAAAAATATCTCTTTCTGGGCATTCCGACGGCCAACGTCTGCTCTCTGTGCTTCTGCCTGTCGCTCTATCTTTCCGACGGCGGACAGCAGACCGTGGAAGTAGGCATGGTCAATTATCTCTGGCCCTGCCTCGTGGTGCTTTTCGCCGTGCTCTTCAACGGTCAGAAGGCCCGCTGGTGGATCGCTCCCGGCGTCGTGGTGAGCTTTCTCGGCGTGATGCTCGTGCTCGGCGGCGACAAGGGCATTCAACCCGGCCAGATATGGCTTCACGTGCAGAACAATCCGTGGAGCTACCTGCTGGCCTTCTGCGGAGCCGTGGCCTGGGCCGCCTATTCCAATCTCACGCGGGCGTGGTCCAACGGGCAGAATCCCACGCTCATCGTGTTCGCCATCGACTCGTGCGTGTTCACTGCCATCTGGCTTGCGGGCTTCGGCGATCTGTCGCACGCCTCGATCATGGGCTGGGTGAGCGTGGCGGTGGGCGCCGTGGCCATGGGCGGCTCCTACGCCGCCTGGAGCTACGGAGTCACCAGGGGCAACATCACCGTGCTCGCCATCGCCTCCTATTTCACGCCGGTGCTCTCCTGCCTGTTCGCCACCCTGTGGATAGGCGCAAAGCTCGACGGCGCGTTCTGGCAGGGCGTGGCCGTCATCGTGCTCGGCTCCCTGCTGTGCTGGAGTTCCACGGCCATGCGCAAGTAG
- a CDS encoding DNA-3-methyladenine glycosylase I produces the protein MENAGCAWSRNDALLRRYHDTEWGVPVRDDRLLFEHLTLEVMQCGLNWLLMLKKREIFRQALAGFDPSRLAAFTENDVNAALAVPGMIRSRRKVEAVAANARAFLAVQKEFGSFHAWLWNFTDGRMLVYESHAASVPASNELSDRISAALKKRGFRYVGSITVYSLLQACGVVNDHEPDCPRFSEVMRGVEAAHPERRAPLSEES, from the coding sequence ATGGAAAACGCCGGTTGCGCATGGAGCCGAAACGACGCTCTTCTGCGCCGCTATCACGACACCGAATGGGGCGTTCCCGTACGCGACGACAGACTGCTTTTCGAACATCTGACGCTGGAAGTCATGCAGTGCGGCCTGAACTGGCTGCTCATGCTGAAAAAGCGGGAAATTTTCCGGCAGGCGCTGGCGGGCTTTGATCCTTCGCGCCTTGCCGCCTTCACGGAAAACGACGTAAACGCCGCCCTCGCCGTTCCCGGCATGATACGCTCACGGCGCAAGGTGGAGGCCGTAGCCGCCAACGCGCGCGCCTTTCTCGCCGTGCAGAAGGAATTCGGCTCCTTTCACGCCTGGCTGTGGAACTTTACCGACGGGCGCATGCTGGTGTACGAAAGTCACGCCGCGTCCGTTCCGGCCAGCAACGAGCTTTCCGACCGCATCAGCGCGGCGCTGAAAAAACGCGGCTTCCGCTATGTGGGAAGCATTACCGTTTATTCTCTGCTTCAGGCCTGCGGCGTCGTCAACGATCACGAACCGGACTGTCCGCGCTTTTCCGAAGTCATGCGCGGCGTCGAGGCGGCGCATCCGGAACGCCGGGCCCCTCTTTCGGAGGAATCATGA
- a CDS encoding TetR/AcrR family transcriptional regulator, whose product MLFFSRKKNSREDGEATRRQILGTAVRLFAEHGYADTTSKMICREAGVNIAAVNYHFGSRDDLYRAVLDEVHEHIVNERQMELITSAELPVEEKLERVLDAYIGAAYDGQSWYARIWAHELIAPSPLGGVAFLTSTLSKERSIGSLLSEMTGIPRENPALQSCIITVMAPYLLMLCVQRDMARALTTVFDYRKEDVNRHFKLLLFEALRAFAERYAKGELPSVAKREDKEEDEGSRA is encoded by the coding sequence ATGCTGTTTTTTTCCCGCAAGAAGAACTCGCGCGAAGACGGCGAAGCCACGCGCCGTCAGATTCTCGGCACCGCCGTGCGGCTGTTTGCCGAACACGGCTACGCCGACACCACCAGCAAGATGATCTGCCGGGAGGCGGGCGTCAACATCGCCGCCGTGAACTATCACTTCGGCAGCCGCGACGATCTGTACCGCGCCGTGCTCGACGAGGTTCACGAGCACATCGTGAACGAGAGGCAGATGGAGCTCATCACGTCTGCGGAACTTCCCGTGGAGGAAAAGCTGGAGCGGGTGCTTGACGCCTACATCGGCGCGGCCTACGACGGGCAGAGCTGGTACGCCAGAATCTGGGCGCACGAGCTCATTGCGCCCTCGCCCCTGGGGGGAGTGGCGTTTTTGACGAGCACGCTTTCCAAGGAGCGGAGCATCGGTTCGCTTCTTTCGGAAATGACGGGCATTCCGCGCGAGAATCCCGCGCTGCAAAGCTGCATCATCACGGTCATGGCGCCGTATCTGCTCATGCTCTGCGTGCAGCGCGACATGGCCCGCGCTCTGACCACGGTGTTCGACTACCGCAAGGAAGATGTGAACCGTCATTTCAAGCTGCTGCTTTTTGAGGCCCTCCGCGCCTTTGCCGAACGCTACGCGAAGGGGGAACTTCCTTCCGTGGCGAAACGGGAGGACAAAGAGGAGGACGAAGGTTCCCGTGCATAG
- a CDS encoding MFS transporter: MHFPVVGPRWACSFFFAVAGLAYGSVMSRMPAIKARALLSDADVGVMLLCMGLGGLVSFPLAGWAVSRMGCRAVLTLAGGALILLFPCMGLASGFFSACLLFALLGFAIGVNDVGINAGSILVESAMRRPVISSMHALYSSGGLLGALGGSVMAAWEVSPFGHFAGAALILLVLLPFFARQLLRDAPRPREKRERLSRPPLWVLVFGVLMLCSYSSEGSVGEWGVLLLHEVKGASEQTAALAYASFSVAMVAMRFFGDRLREHFGDARLLRVCCGCALCGILTALLSPWPALCLLGYAFMGLGLSVSVPIIFSAAGRRHDMPAGTVAAILSMLAASGQLFIPPLIGMLGSLVGLQEAMGVVVGLCAVMFLGAGAVRDADPRA, translated from the coding sequence ATGCATTTTCCGGTTGTAGGGCCGCGCTGGGCCTGTTCCTTTTTCTTTGCCGTTGCGGGGCTTGCCTACGGAAGCGTGATGTCCCGCATGCCCGCCATCAAGGCGCGGGCGCTGCTGAGCGACGCCGATGTGGGCGTGATGCTGCTGTGCATGGGGCTCGGCGGTCTGGTTTCCTTTCCGCTGGCGGGATGGGCCGTTTCCCGCATGGGCTGCCGCGCCGTGCTGACGCTGGCCGGCGGTGCGCTCATTCTGCTTTTTCCCTGCATGGGACTGGCCTCGGGATTTTTTTCGGCGTGTCTGCTCTTTGCGCTTCTGGGTTTTGCCATCGGCGTGAACGACGTGGGCATCAACGCCGGTTCGATTCTGGTGGAGTCGGCCATGCGTCGTCCCGTCATTTCCTCCATGCACGCGCTCTACAGCTCGGGCGGCCTTCTCGGGGCGCTCGGCGGATCGGTCATGGCCGCGTGGGAAGTTTCCCCCTTCGGTCATTTTGCCGGAGCGGCGCTGATTCTTCTTGTTCTTCTTCCTTTTTTCGCCCGGCAGCTTCTGCGCGACGCGCCGCGTCCCAGGGAAAAGCGGGAGCGCCTTTCGCGGCCGCCGCTCTGGGTGCTGGTGTTCGGCGTTCTCATGCTCTGTTCCTATTCCTCGGAAGGTTCGGTGGGCGAGTGGGGCGTGCTGCTTCTGCATGAAGTGAAGGGCGCGTCGGAGCAGACGGCCGCGCTGGCCTACGCGTCGTTTTCCGTGGCCATGGTGGCCATGCGCTTTTTCGGCGACCGGCTGCGCGAACATTTCGGCGACGCCAGGCTTCTGCGGGTCTGCTGCGGATGCGCGCTCTGCGGCATTCTGACGGCGCTTCTTTCTCCGTGGCCGGCGCTCTGTCTGCTGGGATACGCGTTCATGGGACTGGGCCTTTCGGTCAGCGTGCCCATCATTTTCAGCGCTGCGGGACGCCGTCACGACATGCCCGCCGGTACGGTGGCGGCCATTCTTTCCATGCTCGCCGCGAGCGGACAGCTTTTCATTCCTCCGCTCATCGGCATGCTGGGATCGCTGGTCGGTCTTCAGGAGGCCATGGGCGTGGTGGTCGGGCTGTGCGCCGTCATGTTTCTGGGGGCGGGCGCGGTGCGCGACGCCGATCCCCGCGC
- the rlmN gene encoding 23S rRNA (adenine(2503)-C(2))-methyltransferase RlmN, with product MSDASKVNLCDLPYPALERFVVERLGFKKFRAVQIWQWIWVKNVSGFDAMTDISQNDRARLAEIADIRWPSVADVRVSSDGTTKFLLELADGELVETVLIPSDAPKRPNDLSVRMTQCVSTQVGCAMACSFCSTGRLGFRRNMTMGEILGQVQVARAYVHDTQPERPIIRNLVYMGMGEPLLNLATVMDSLRTLEHPKGLAFSPRRITVSTCGIESGMREFGDSGLAFLAVSLHAPNQELREKLMPRAAHWPLEELISALEQYPLKTRERITLEYLVIAGVNDQPEHVKQLARICARLKAKLNLIPYNPTPGTPYRAPSPEELLRFEKALWAKDITAIVRKSKGQDIEAACGQLRAAHEAKLAGTDM from the coding sequence ATGTCCGATGCAAGCAAAGTGAATCTCTGCGATCTTCCGTATCCCGCCCTTGAACGTTTTGTGGTGGAGCGGCTCGGCTTCAAGAAGTTCCGCGCCGTGCAGATATGGCAGTGGATATGGGTGAAGAACGTGTCCGGCTTCGACGCCATGACCGACATCTCCCAGAACGACAGGGCCCGTCTTGCGGAAATCGCCGACATACGCTGGCCCTCCGTGGCCGACGTGCGCGTAAGCTCCGACGGCACCACCAAGTTTCTTCTTGAGCTCGCCGACGGCGAACTTGTGGAAACGGTGCTCATTCCCAGCGATGCGCCCAAGCGCCCCAACGATCTTTCCGTGCGCATGACGCAGTGCGTGTCCACGCAGGTGGGCTGCGCCATGGCCTGTTCCTTCTGCAGTACGGGCAGGCTCGGCTTCCGGCGCAACATGACCATGGGCGAGATTCTCGGTCAGGTACAGGTGGCGCGCGCCTACGTTCACGACACGCAGCCCGAGAGACCCATCATCCGCAATCTTGTGTACATGGGCATGGGCGAGCCTCTGCTCAATCTGGCCACGGTCATGGATTCGCTGCGCACGCTGGAACATCCCAAGGGCCTCGCCTTCTCGCCCCGGCGCATCACGGTGTCCACCTGCGGCATCGAATCCGGCATGCGGGAATTCGGCGACAGCGGACTTGCGTTTCTCGCCGTGTCGCTGCATGCGCCCAATCAGGAGCTGCGCGAAAAGCTCATGCCCCGCGCCGCGCACTGGCCGCTTGAGGAGCTCATCAGCGCGCTGGAACAGTATCCGCTCAAGACGCGGGAACGCATCACCCTGGAATATCTGGTCATCGCCGGGGTGAACGATCAGCCGGAACACGTGAAGCAGCTCGCCCGCATCTGCGCGAGACTCAAGGCCAAGCTGAACCTCATTCCCTACAATCCCACGCCGGGCACGCCCTATCGCGCGCCTTCGCCGGAAGAGCTTCTGCGCTTTGAAAAAGCGCTCTGGGCCAAGGACATCACGGCCATCGTGCGCAAGAGCAAAGGGCAGGACATCGAGGCGGCCTGCGGACAGCTCCGCGCCGCCCACGAGGCAAAACTGGCCGGAACCGACATGTAA